ATACCCGGCCTGCCAGTGACATAGTCGGCGACCGCAATTGCGATGTTGTCATCCGTCGGCGCTTTGGTCGCCAAGTCGAGCAACGTCTGAGCCGCGCGCCGCGCCGCCGGCGTATGGCGCAACACCGAGCGAAGTTGCGAATCCTGCAGACGACGATAGAGCGGTTCGGTGCATAGCACGATGCGATCTTCACCGACCAGATCGAGCTGACCCAGGTCCGGCTCGAAGGGATCGCTATGGGTCGCATCGGCGAACGATTCATCGGTCAGATTCTGCAACATGCCGCCGCGCAACAGATACACGCGTCCATCGCCGTAGTGCGCCACGAGCAACTTGTCGTGATGGATGACGGCGGCGGTCACGGCGGCTGTTACGTCCTTCATCGCGCCGGCGTTCGTAATCGGCGCAGCAGACGTCGCCGGCCCACCTGCCGGCATGACCTCGCCCTCGTACAGATGGCGCAGGCCCTCGATGATCGCATCGGCCAACCAGCGCGCGATGTCGGTGCGCTCGGCAGATGGCTCGATGCTGTTCGGCACGAATCTCCCCTGGCGCGCATTGTAGGCATCGAAGATATAGCGGGCCAGAACGCTCGCCGCGTGCAGATCGTGCGTGCGTCCACGCTTGCAATCGCACACCACCAGCAGCACGTCTTTCTTGCCGACGCCAGTCTCGGCAGAGCGTGACGTCGCGAGCGCAACCGGCTCGGTTCCGTTGTAAACGACGTGCCACTGAAGTGCGACTGCCATATCACTGACGTTCTGAAGGAGATCATCGCGAGGTATCCCCCTCTGGATGACCTCATCGCTTATTATCGTCGTTTTCGCGATCATGTCAGCCCCAAGCGACGGATCGCAAGATCACCTCCAAGCCATAGAATTTAGGATGAAACGGGCCCGTGGTGGCTAGCGCCGCCGCTTAGACAGTCGCAACATTCCAGCGCGTCTGCACTGGCGCACCCGCCGACGCATGCGCAACTCTGTTGCAAAAAGCCCCTTCTGCAGTAGAAGGGGCCTGTAGATGCCAGATGCAATTGTGCCGGGCGAAGGTCATTCTTCTTCGGGTCGCACCTCGGACTTGTGCTTGGCGATGATCGCCTGAGCGATATTGGGAGGAACGGGCGCGTAATGGTCAAACTTCATCTCATAGTAGCCGCGCCCTTGTGTGAGGCTGCGTAGATCGGTGGAGTAGCGCTGCATCTCGGCCAGCGGCGCATCCGCGGTGATCACGGTCTTGTTGCCACGCTGGTCCATGCCGATGATCTGGGCGCGCTTGGTCTTCAGGCTACTCATCACATCGCCGGCATTGGCTTCGGGCACGACGATGGTGAAGCGATAGATCGGCTCCAGCAGCACTGGGCCGGCCTGCTCGAACGCCTCGCGGAACACGTTGCGTGCGGCGATCTCGAACGCGATAGGCTTCGAGTCCACCGGGTGCTCTTTGCCGTCCAGCACGATGCACTTGACGTCGCTCACCGGATAGCCGGCGACGACGCCGGACTCCATCACCTGCTTGATGCCCTTCTCGATGCTGGCCTGGAACGAGCTGCTGATCGCCCCGCCGAACACCCGCCACTCGAACTCGTAGCCAGCGCCCGGCGTGCTCGGCTCCACAGCCATCTCGATCTCGGCGAACTGGCCGGCGCCGCCGGTTTGCTTCTTGTGGCGATAGCGCGACTGGCCATGCTTCATGATCGTCTCACGGTAACTCACCTTGGGGATGGTGGTCTCCACATCCACGCCGAATTTGTTGTGCAAGCGATGGATCGCCACGTCAATGTGCGCTTGTCCCATGCCCAGCAGCAGCGTCTCCTTCGTGCTCGGGTCGTTGACGTGACGCAGGCTGGGATCTTCCTCGCATAGACGTACGAGTGCCGCGCTGATCTTGGCGGCGTCGTTCTTCGTCTTCGGGTGAAGCGCGACGGCAAACAGCGGGTTGGGGAATTCGATAGCCGGCAGTTGGACGCAGTGCGCCCGATCGCACAACGTATCACCGGTTTGTGCGCTGTTCAGCTTGGTCACCGTGCCGATGTCGCCCACATGCAACAGAGGGACGGGAATCTGTTCCTTGCCGCGCTGCACGAACAGGGTGGCGATGCGCTCCTCCTCATTCGTCCGCGTGTTGACCAGGCGCGTATCACCGCCCTTCACCGGCCCTTCGATCACTCGGAAGTAGCTCACTTTGCCTACAAACGGATCGGCGGTGGTCTTGAAGATGTAGAGCACGTTGCCGTGCTGGCCGTCGTCGGGATCGGCGCCCATATCGAACGGCATTGGCGCATAGCTCACCAGCGAATACAGCATGGCGTGGATGCCGATGCTTGCTGCGGGCGCGGCGCAGAATACCGGGACGAACGTGCGTTTGCGAACGGCGCTGCGCAGGCCGCGAATGAATTCCTCGTCGGTGAGTGTGCCGACCTCGAACCACTTTTCGATCAAGTCATCTTCGCCCTCGGCCGCTGCCTCCATTAAGCGTTCGCGTGCCTTCTCCACCGCCTCGACCATTTCCGCGGGGATGTCGGCCACTTCGCCCTTAGGCCCCTTCAGATACTTACGCGTCACCAGGTCAATCACGCCGGCGAACTGCTGCTGGCTACCAACCGGCAACATCAACGGTACGATGTCCTGGTGGAAGGCATCGTGCAGTTGCGCCAGCACCGCGTCGAAGTTGGCGTTCTCGCGATCCATGCGGCTGACGAGCACCGCGCGTGGGATCTTCGCCTCGTCCACCGCCTGCATCGCCAGTTCAGTGCCCACTTCCACGCCGGCTACCGAATCTACGAAGATCAAGCCGAGATCCGCCACGCGCACGGCACTCTTCACCTCGCCATAGAAGTCGGCGTAGCCCGGCGCATCGAGCAGGTTGATCTTGTGATCTTTCCACTCGATCGGGATGACGCTCAAGCTGACGGACTGTTTGCGGCGCTTTTCTTCCTCGTCGTAGTCCGAGACGGTCGTGCCGTCTTCGACCTTGCCCATGCGTGTTGCGCCGCCGCTGGCGAACAGCATCGCTTCTGCGAACGTCGTCTTGCCGCTCGAACCGTGTCCCAACAATGCGACGTTGCGCAGCTTCTCAGTTCCATATTCTTTCATGACAAACGAGCCTCCCGAATGGATCGGTGTGTTTAAAGGATTTTAACGATAGCGCTCCAATTCCTGCAAGCAGGCGCGCCAAGACGAGCATCGGCTCATCTTTGCGCTACCTGATTGAGGTTTCGCCAAATCCTCGACATCTGATCGAATTTCGGCTAGAATTGCGCGGCCTTCAATGCTATTCACGTCTCCTCAGACGATTTCGATGAATTCATACGAAAGGGGTTTCCCTGTGAGCGACGAAAATCCTGCGATCCCAGCGGTCAACGGCACGGCTAACGCCCAAGCCAGCGGTCATCCGCCGACCAGTTCCGGTTTGAGCATCACCGCGCTCAAGCCGCGGATGGCGTTCAAGGGCAAGGTGACGCGCGTCGAGTTGGGAGGTGTGTTCGTAGACATCGGCGTTGGCGTGGACGGTTTTCTCCACATCTCACAAATCGTCAGCGACAAGCCGGTGCTGCGCGTCGCCGACGTCTTCCGCACCGGTGATGAAGTTCAGGTCTACGTGTCGCGCGTCAACCCGAAGAACAAGCGCATTGACCTGACCATGCACAAGCCATCTGCCTACGACTGGAGCAACCTCGAGGTCGGCGCCAAGCTCAGCGGCGTCCGCGTCGTCTCCATCGAGAGCTTCGGCGTATTCGTGGACTTCGACGGTCCCAAGCACGGCCTGATCCCCTTCAACCTGATGCCAAAGGGGATGCGTCCGAAGGTCGGCGACCGCATAGAGGATGTCTGGGTGGTCGAGGTGGACGAAAGCAAGCGGCGCATCGGCCTGACCATGATCGAGCCGCCGGCGTTGCCCTGGGAGAAGATCAAGAAGGGCAACCGTTACCCCGGCCGGGTGACCCGGGTCGAGCGCAACGTTGCCTACGTGGACATCGGCGCGGAGCGCGAAGGCGTGGTGCGCGTCTCTTCGCTCGGCGTCAGTTATACCGACATGCACGCGTTCGTCACCGAGGGCGAAGAAGTCAACGTGCGCGTGCTGAAGGTAGACCCTCACAAGCGTCAGATAGATCTCACGCTGGAAGGGATCAACGCCGACGACTATGCCCTCTCGTCCAGCTCGGATGAGCAGTTGAGCCCGTTTGCTGCCGCGCTGCAACGCGCCCAGCGCATCAAACGCGCGCAGATGGCCGCTGCTACGGATCGGCCAACCAAGAAGGCCAACCCACAAAACGACCTGCTCGAGCGCACGCTGCAGCAGATGCAGGCTCAGAAGAAAGATCGCTAACCATAGCTGGGCTTGTGACCGGAGACTGAGAGTAGAGATTAGAGATTAGAGATTGAGAAGATTGGGGATTGCGAAATCAACCGCTGACCTCCAATCTCCAATCTCTAATACCTCCATGGAATTCACCGAAGTCGAACGCGAACGCCTGGCTAAACTGGAACAGCTCCGGGCGTCGGGCATCGAGCCTTATCCGCTTCGCTCCCAGTTTGTGCGCCAGCGCGTGATGGCCGCCGAGGCTGTCCGGCGCGCACTGGCATCGGCGCAACACCATGCCGGCGCGTCGGCCAACGACGCCCAGGAGCCTGAAGTCGCGGTGATGGGGCGCATCGTCGCCCGGCGCGTGATGGGCAAAGCCGCCTTCCTCGGCGTCGAAGATGCGAGCGGCAAGATCCAGTTCTACGCCCGCGTCGGCGATGATTCGCTCGACGCCGACGCGTTCGCCCGCTTCAAGGAACTCGACCTGGGCGACTTCATCGAGGCCAAGGGCGCGTTATTCATCACCAAGACCGGCGAACCCACCCTGCGCGTGACCGACTGGCGCTTGCTGGCCAAGTCCATCAGCCCGCTGCCGATCGCCAAAGAAGAGAAGCAACCCGACGGCTCGGTCGTGCGCTACAGCGCATTCAGCGATCCTGAGCTGCGCTACCGCCAGCGCTATGTGGATCTGGCGGTGAACCCCGAGGTGCGCGAGATCTTCGTGACGCGTGCCAAGGTGATCAAAGCGATTCGCGAGTTCTTGGACAGCAAGGGGTTCCTCGAGGTGGAGACGCCAGTGTTGCAGCCGATCTACGGCGGCGCCGCAGCCCGGCCGTTCATCACCCATCATAACCAGCTCGACCAAGACCTCTATCTGCGCATTTCGTTCGAGCTGTATCTCAAGCGGCTGATCGTCGGCAATCTAGAGCGCGTGTACGAGATCGGGCGCGACTTCCGTAACGAGGGCGTGAGCTTCAAGCACAACCCCGAGTTCACCCAACTGGAGTTCTACGCGGCCTACATGGACATGTACGATGTGATGGATCTGGCGGAGGAGATGCTCCAGTACGTCGCGCGCCAGGTGCTGCCGCCGGAAGCAGAGGGCAAGAGCCAGTTCCGCGGGCACATCATCAACTGGCTGCAGCCGTTCAAACGCATCAAGCTGCGCGAGGCGATCCTCGAGAAGACCGGCGTGGATTACACGCGGTTCCCCGACCGGCAATCGCTCGCCGACGAAGTGCTGCGGCGCAGGCTGTTGACGCCGGACGTGATCCGCGGCAAGCCGTGGGGCAAGATCGTAGATAGCCTGATCGGTGACTACGTCGAAAAGGCACTGATTGAGCCGACCTTCCTCTACGAGTATCCGCGCGACATCTCGCCGTTCGCCAAGAGCATCCCCGGCGACCCCAACACCGTCGAACGCTTCGAGGGATTCGTCGGCGGCATGGAACTGTGCAACGCCTTCAGCGAGCTGAACGACCCGCTCGAACAACGCCAGCGCTTCCTCGAAGAGGCCGTCAACGCCGAGGAGGGCGAAGCCAACCCAGTGGACGAAGACTACGTGCGCGCCTTGATGTATGGCATGCCGGTCACCGGCGGCTTCGGCATGGGGATTGACCGGCTGGTGATGATGTTCACCAATCGCGATTCGATTCGCGAAGTGCTGCTGTTCCCGGCCCTGCGGCAAGAAGAACGCGCGGCAGCCCACTGAACCGAGCGCCGCAGCGCAAGGTCAGCCGGGCATCATGCGCCGCCAGGCCGCGTTTACGATCGCACGCGGGGTGAAGTTGCCGATCAGCGCAATGGCCCGATTGTGCACGCCGGGGATACACACCACCTCGCGCCCCAGCGCATTGAGCGACGCCTCGACCACCTCTTCCGCCGTCTGCCATACGAACGCCGGCAACTGCTCGCGCCGGAAGCCGCTGGCGCGATACGGCTCCCGGTCGTGAAACTCGGAATAGGTGAAGCCGGGGCACAACGCCTGGACGCACACGCCTGAGCCCTCCAGCTCCGCCTGAAGCGATTCCGAAAAGTTGATCAGGTAGCGTTTGGTCGCGCTGTAGGTCGCGTTGCCCGACAAGGGATACCAGCCGGCGGTCGAGGCGACGTTGATGATGCCGCCGCGCTGGCGCCGCAACATGCCCGGCAATGCCGCCTTCGTCAGATGCATGGTCGCCGTCACATGCACACGAAGCATGTCGAGCTGGCTTTGAAATGGCAGATCGGCATACTTACCCACCGTGCCGAAGCCGGCATTGTTGATCAACAAGTCCAGCCGGCCGGCTTCGCCCAAATCCGCCGCAACGCCGGCGACGCGCTCGATGTCGTCCGGGTTGGCCAGGTCGGCCGGCAACGCGTGCGCCTCGATGGCATGCTGTTGCTGCAGTGTGCCGGCCTGCGCGTCAAGCCGGTCTTTGCGCCGCGCGACCAACACCAGGTCGTAGCCGGCGCGCGCCAGCCGACGGGCGAACGCCGCGCCGATGCCGGCCGACGCGCCGGTGACCAACGCGACTGGCGGCCGGCCGTCGCGCCCCTTTTCGGCAGATGCCAGAAAGCGCGACGGGCTGCGCTGGACGAACTCCGGTTGTAGCAACTTCCAGACGACCGCACTACTGACGGCGGCGCCGATGAATGTGAAAAGCCGTGTAGCCATGTTCAAGTCCTTGAAACTTGCTGCCAGGCCAGCGCCGCAGCGCCCAGCAGCCCACTCTCGTCGCCCAGCTGAGCGGGAACGAGTGGCACGCCCCGATATGGCGGCATGGCGTGGCGCCGGATCGTCTCGCGCATCATGTCGAGCAGGCGCTCGCTGGCCAGCCCGACGCTGCCGCCGACTACGATCAACGCAGGATCGAACAGGTGCAGCAGATTGACCAAGCCCAGGCCGATGATCCGCGCTGCCCAGGCCAGGACTTCCCGCGCCAGCGGATCGCCCTGCTCTGCCGCCTGGACGACCTCGCGCGCGGTGATCGCGGCGACGTCACCACCGACCAGCTCGCGCATGAGCGAAGGGGCGCCGCCGGCCAACCGCGCCTGCGCCGCATGCGCGATGCCCGGGCCGGCCGCATATCCCTCTAAGCTGCCGGGCACGCCGGCATGATCGAGCGGGCCGTCGAAGTTCACCACCATGTGGCCGATCTCGGTCGCCATCCCACGATGGCCGAGGATGAGCCGGTCGTCGAGGATCACACCCGCGCCGATACCGGTGCTGATGGTCACGTAGGCCATGTCGCGTACGCCGCGCCCAGCGCCATACCTCTGCTCGCCGAGTGCCGCCAGGTTGGCGTCGTTGCCCACGTAAACCGGCAGCCCAAGCCGCTGGCCCAGCAAATCGCGCAGCGGCATGTCCTGCCAGTATTAGGTTCGCTGCGAACAGGACGACGCCGGCGTAAGGGTCGAGCGGGCCGGGCGACGCGACGCCGACGGCGATCACCTCCTCGCCGGACTCGGGCAGCACGGCCTGGATGCTCTCGATGATGCGGGCGATGACGGCCTCGACGCCCTGCTCGGGGCAGGTGGGCCGCCGGACGCGCTTGCAAAGCATGCCATCGTCCGTGCACAAAGCAGCGCGGATGTTCGTTCCCCCCAAGTCCACGGCCACGACGCGGTGCTTCGACATCACGCGTATCCTAACATGGCTCCGATCGTTCATGGGGTGCATTCGCGCATACGAGCAGATTTGCATGGTCGGGCGCGGACTCCTTCCGCGCCTAGCAATGCCGCGAATGGGGCGGCGTGCGCCCTAGCTCGTACGTCTGCCCCCGTTGGCGAACGGACCCTCGTTCATGTCGAGGCGCTTCTATAATCGGATTCGCTGATCACAGGTCAGCCGCTTGATGCGATCTGACCTGTCAAACTTGTGGGTTTCATCATGCGCAACTTCATCTCTCAGCGCGTCGCATCCGTCCCCCCTTCCGGCATCCGGCGTTTCTTCGACATCGCGGCCACCATGCCGGATGTGATCTCGCTGGGCATCGGTGAGCCGGACTTCGTCACGCCGGCGCCGATCCTCAACGAGGGCATTGCCTCGCTCAAGCGCGGCGAGACGGCCTACACCAGCAACTCCGGCACGATCGAATTGCGCCGTGCGCTCAGTGCGCACCTTGCTCGACTCTACGGCGTGGAATACGACCCGGAGACCGAGTTGCTGATCACTGTCGGCGTGAGCGAGGCGATGTATCTGGCGTTGACGGCGATTGTTGACCCCGGCGACGAGGTGATCGTGCCGCAGCCGTGCTTCGTGTCCTATGCGCCGGAGGTGGTCTTCGCCGGCGGCTCAGCCATCGCCATCCCGACCCGCGTCGAGCATGAATTTCAGGTGACGGGCGAGGAGATCGCCGCGCACATCACGCCGAAGACCAAGGCGATCCTGATCGGCTATCCCAACAACCCCACCGGCGCAGTGATGAGCCGCGCGCGGCTGATGGAGATCGCCCAACAGGCGGAGCAGCACGACCTGGTCGTGATCAGCGACGAGATCTACGACCGGCTGGTGTACGGCGTCGCGCACGTGTGTTTCGCGGCGCTGCCGGGCATGAAGGCGCGCACGATCCTGCTGGGCGGCTTCAGCAAGGACTACGCGATGACCGGCTGGCGCATCGGCTATGCGGCGGCGCCGGCGGAGCTGCTGGCGGCGATGCGCAAGGTGCACCAATACACCATCATGTCTGCGCCGACCACCGGCCAGCACGCCGCGCTGGTCGCGCTCAAGGAGGGCGAGGCGCACGTGCAGCGCATGGTGGCCGAATACGACCGGCGGCGCAAGCTGATCGTGAGCGGCTGTAACGCGCTCGGGCTGGATTGCTTCGAGCCGCGCGGCGCGTTCTATGCCTTTCCGTCCATCGCCAAGACCGGCATGAGCGACGAGGAATTTGCCGAGAAGCTGCTGATGGAAGAGCAGGTCGCCGTGGTGCCGGGCAGCGCGTTCGGCGCGGGCGGCGCGGGCTACGTGCGCATGGCCTACGCCCAGTCCTACGAGAAGATCGAGCAGGCGCTCGAACGCATCCGCCGGTTCATGCAGCGGCATGGGTGAGGGGGTGGCGGGGTTGCGTTGGTGGTATTGTGGAACGGATACTTTACAGAGTACAGCAGCTGCTTGAGAAGGCGTTCGCGGGATAAGCCGCTTAACTTATTGACAGTTACCTTTTGAAGTTTACAGATAGACCAGCCAAGCTGAAACAAGCGTTGATGAGGTCAGGACGTTTTCGCAAGCGCCGGAATTCAGCGTTTGCCCGCTGCTGAAAGGCATCCACGGTCAACAAGCCATGATTACGCATGCGCTGCTTGACTTGGCCATGACAATATTCTTCTGGATTCAACTCGGGTGCATAGGGGGGGCAGCCATTCCAGCAAGACTTCAGGATGATCCGTGACGTAGCGTGCAACACACTTCGACCGATGGGGCTTGGAACGATCCAACCCCACGATGACCCAAGGCGTCTTGACCTGCGACCGAATGTGTTTCA
The window above is part of the Candidatus Roseilinea sp. genome. Proteins encoded here:
- a CDS encoding elongation factor G yields the protein MKEYGTEKLRNVALLGHGSSGKTTFAEAMLFASGGATRMGKVEDGTTVSDYDEEEKRRKQSVSLSVIPIEWKDHKINLLDAPGYADFYGEVKSAVRVADLGLIFVDSVAGVEVGTELAMQAVDEAKIPRAVLVSRMDRENANFDAVLAQLHDAFHQDIVPLMLPVGSQQQFAGVIDLVTRKYLKGPKGEVADIPAEMVEAVEKARERLMEAAAEGEDDLIEKWFEVGTLTDEEFIRGLRSAVRKRTFVPVFCAAPAASIGIHAMLYSLVSYAPMPFDMGADPDDGQHGNVLYIFKTTADPFVGKVSYFRVIEGPVKGGDTRLVNTRTNEEERIATLFVQRGKEQIPVPLLHVGDIGTVTKLNSAQTGDTLCDRAHCVQLPAIEFPNPLFAVALHPKTKNDAAKISAALVRLCEEDPSLRHVNDPSTKETLLLGMGQAHIDVAIHRLHNKFGVDVETTIPKVSYRETIMKHGQSRYRHKKQTGGAGQFAEIEMAVEPSTPGAGYEFEWRVFGGAISSSFQASIEKGIKQVMESGVVAGYPVSDVKCIVLDGKEHPVDSKPIAFEIAARNVFREAFEQAGPVLLEPIYRFTIVVPEANAGDVMSSLKTKRAQIIGMDQRGNKTVITADAPLAEMQRYSTDLRSLTQGRGYYEMKFDHYAPVPPNIAQAIIAKHKSEVRPEEE
- the lysS gene encoding lysine--tRNA ligase, with the translated sequence MEFTEVERERLAKLEQLRASGIEPYPLRSQFVRQRVMAAEAVRRALASAQHHAGASANDAQEPEVAVMGRIVARRVMGKAAFLGVEDASGKIQFYARVGDDSLDADAFARFKELDLGDFIEAKGALFITKTGEPTLRVTDWRLLAKSISPLPIAKEEKQPDGSVVRYSAFSDPELRYRQRYVDLAVNPEVREIFVTRAKVIKAIREFLDSKGFLEVETPVLQPIYGGAAARPFITHHNQLDQDLYLRISFELYLKRLIVGNLERVYEIGRDFRNEGVSFKHNPEFTQLEFYAAYMDMYDVMDLAEEMLQYVARQVLPPEAEGKSQFRGHIINWLQPFKRIKLREAILEKTGVDYTRFPDRQSLADEVLRRRLLTPDVIRGKPWGKIVDSLIGDYVEKALIEPTFLYEYPRDISPFAKSIPGDPNTVERFEGFVGGMELCNAFSELNDPLEQRQRFLEEAVNAEEGEANPVDEDYVRALMYGMPVTGGFGMGIDRLVMMFTNRDSIREVLLFPALRQEERAAAH
- the hetN gene encoding dehydrogenase gives rise to the protein MATRLFTFIGAAVSSAVVWKLLQPEFVQRSPSRFLASAEKGRDGRPPVALVTGASAGIGAAFARRLARAGYDLVLVARRKDRLDAQAGTLQQQHAIEAHALPADLANPDDIERVAGVAADLGEAGRLDLLINNAGFGTVGKYADLPFQSQLDMLRVHVTATMHLTKAALPGMLRRQRGGIINVASTAGWYPLSGNATYSATKRYLINFSESLQAELEGSGVCVQALCPGFTYSEFHDREPYRASGFRREQLPAFVWQTAEEVVEASLNALGREVVCIPGVHNRAIALIGNFTPRAIVNAAWRRMMPG
- a CDS encoding hypothetical protein (possible pseudo, frameshifted) encodes the protein MPLRDLLGQRLGLPVYVGNDANLAALGEQRYGAGRGVRDMAYVTISTGIGAGVILDDRLILGHRGMATEIGHMVVNFDGPLDHAGVPGSLEGYAAGPGIAHAAQARLAGGAPSLMRELVGGDVAAITAREVVQAAEQGDPLAREVLAWAARIIGLGLVNLLHLFDPALIVVGGSVGLASERLLDMMRETIRRHAMPPYRGVPLVPAQLGDESGLLGAAALAWQQVSRT
- a CDS encoding aminotransferase, with translation MRNFISQRVASVPPSGIRRFFDIAATMPDVISLGIGEPDFVTPAPILNEGIASLKRGETAYTSNSGTIELRRALSAHLARLYGVEYDPETELLITVGVSEAMYLALTAIVDPGDEVIVPQPCFVSYAPEVVFAGGSAIAIPTRVEHEFQVTGEEIAAHITPKTKAILIGYPNNPTGAVMSRARLMEIAQQAEQHDLVVISDEIYDRLVYGVAHVCFAALPGMKARTILLGGFSKDYAMTGWRIGYAAAPAELLAAMRKVHQYTIMSAPTTGQHAALVALKEGEAHVQRMVAEYDRRRKLIVSGCNALGLDCFEPRGAFYAFPSIAKTGMSDEEFAEKLLMEEQVAVVPGSAFGAGGAGYVRMAYAQSYEKIEQALERIRRFMQRHG